In a single window of the Pyrococcus sp. NA2 genome:
- a CDS encoding ATPase domain-containing protein gives MSRTIRILMKLRTGIPTLDAILEGGFEKECNIALVGGIDNDYILLAHQLISSFLSQGSRVLLVELRQDPSSLVRWLKQYGINYEGYIKEGQLKILDGFTNLYSPSSVSGPDILPNPLDLGITTAIIRDNVSREMYDIVVFDDVTSLYALQTDYRAYIRVIVRLINSIRKLGASSLVAVNSDVLSIKDLSMVLMPFEYLIEVKENVIRIKRSFSFISVPGIPYVKTSKGIVPTGDVLKDANTLRESLTVENEGTIKLGMARVQIVSESSERSLIEYVYQFLGAEKGREFLYGWGRYELERVNVTPIKGSIKELKALLEDMFEVTKTTGGGNLRIVEITENTIVIEGKDLFPKFEKFPYPVHIHYAGSMAKLLEKATGDKWIGDEVECESQSDERCVFVLKRIQE, from the coding sequence ATGTCTAGGACAATAAGGATACTTATGAAACTGAGGACTGGGATACCAACGCTTGATGCAATTTTAGAGGGTGGATTTGAAAAAGAGTGCAACATTGCATTAGTTGGTGGTATAGACAACGACTACATACTTCTGGCACATCAGTTGATATCTTCCTTCCTATCTCAGGGGAGTAGAGTATTGTTAGTCGAACTTCGTCAGGATCCTTCATCTTTAGTTAGATGGCTTAAACAATATGGAATAAACTATGAAGGATACATAAAAGAGGGTCAATTGAAGATACTAGATGGATTCACAAATCTTTATTCGCCTTCTAGTGTTAGTGGTCCCGATATCCTTCCAAATCCCTTAGATTTGGGAATAACAACCGCTATAATAAGGGATAATGTGAGTAGGGAAATGTACGACATTGTGGTTTTCGATGATGTAACTTCTCTCTATGCACTACAAACGGATTATAGGGCTTACATAAGAGTTATTGTTAGGCTAATAAACTCAATTAGGAAGCTGGGTGCATCTTCCCTTGTAGCCGTTAACTCCGATGTTCTCTCAATTAAAGATCTTTCCATGGTGTTAATGCCTTTTGAGTATCTAATCGAGGTTAAGGAAAATGTAATTAGGATAAAAAGGTCTTTCTCTTTTATCAGCGTTCCAGGAATCCCATACGTAAAGACGAGCAAGGGAATAGTTCCCACGGGAGATGTTTTAAAAGATGCGAATACCCTTAGAGAGTCCCTTACAGTGGAGAACGAGGGAACAATCAAACTTGGAATGGCTAGGGTTCAAATAGTTTCGGAATCCTCAGAGAGATCACTAATTGAATATGTTTACCAATTCCTTGGAGCCGAGAAGGGGAGAGAGTTCCTCTATGGCTGGGGAAGATATGAGTTAGAAAGAGTCAATGTAACACCAATAAAGGGTTCAATAAAGGAACTTAAGGCACTTTTAGAGGATATGTTTGAGGTAACCAAGACAACTGGCGGAGGAAACCTAAGAATAGTTGAAATAACTGAGAACACGATAGTGATTGAAGGCAAAGATTTATTCCCTAAGTTTGAGAAGTTCCCCTATCCAGTTCACATTCACTATGCTGGATCAATGGCAAAGTTATTGGAGAAGGCGACTGGAGATAAGTGGATCGGAGATGAAGTTGAATGCGAAAGCCAATCCGATGAGAGATGCGTATTCGTCCTTAAGAGGATTCAAGAGTAA
- a CDS encoding DUF2258 domain-containing protein: MPKLMTGFVRASGYANKVRRVLFAATRGKVPPEEVVKAAADINKVIFEKFQEMGVKKEDVVRITLDFEIEDGKIVWKPETLSLEVYKKEEEEKLALAMEEVEQMERTLENVVVELENLANKLKGVTDEILALVERIKQEHTGLKLKGE, translated from the coding sequence GTGCCTAAGCTAATGACTGGATTCGTAAGGGCATCAGGCTATGCTAACAAAGTTAGACGTGTCCTTTTCGCTGCCACTCGAGGTAAGGTTCCACCTGAAGAGGTCGTGAAGGCTGCAGCAGATATAAACAAAGTCATCTTTGAGAAGTTCCAAGAAATGGGAGTGAAAAAGGAAGACGTTGTGAGAATAACTCTCGATTTTGAAATTGAAGACGGTAAGATCGTTTGGAAGCCTGAGACCCTAAGCCTTGAGGTGTATAAGAAGGAAGAGGAGGAAAAGCTTGCCCTAGCTATGGAAGAAGTTGAACAAATGGAGAGAACGCTTGAAAATGTCGTTGTTGAACTTGAAAATCTTGCGAACAAGTTGAAGGGGGTTACGGACGAAATTTTAGCATTAGTGGAGAGGATCAAGCAGGAGCATACAGGTTTAAAATTAAAGGGGGAGTAG
- a CDS encoding adenylate kinase: protein MNILIFGPPGSGKSTQARKITERYGLTYISSGDIIRAEIKARTPIGIEMEHYLSRGDLIPDTIVNTLIISKLRRVRENFIMDGYPRTPEQVIALENYLYDHGIKIDVAIDIFITKEESIRRISGRRICSKCGAVYHVEFNPPKIPGKCDICGGELVQREDDRPEIVGKRYDIYIKNMSPIIKFYQKQGIYVKIDGHGSINEVWERIRPLLDYIYNQEKRR from the coding sequence ATGAATATCTTGATTTTCGGACCTCCAGGAAGTGGAAAGTCAACACAAGCAAGGAAGATAACGGAAAGATACGGGCTAACGTACATATCTTCAGGAGACATAATAAGAGCAGAGATAAAGGCAAGAACTCCCATCGGCATTGAAATGGAACATTATCTATCCCGAGGAGACCTAATCCCAGATACAATAGTCAACACGCTGATAATCTCAAAGCTTAGGAGGGTAAGAGAGAACTTCATAATGGACGGCTACCCAAGAACACCTGAACAAGTGATAGCCCTTGAGAATTACCTGTATGACCATGGAATTAAGATAGATGTTGCAATTGATATCTTCATTACAAAAGAAGAGAGCATTAGAAGGATTTCTGGAAGAAGGATATGCTCGAAATGTGGGGCTGTTTATCATGTTGAATTCAATCCTCCAAAGATTCCTGGAAAATGTGACATTTGTGGAGGAGAATTAGTTCAGAGAGAAGATGATAGGCCTGAGATTGTTGGGAAGAGATATGACATATACATCAAAAATATGTCCCCTATAATAAAATTCTATCAGAAACAGGGAATTTACGTTAAGATAGATGGACATGGTTCGATAAATGAGGTGTGGGAAAGGATAAGACCCCTACTCGATTACATTTATAACCAAGAAAAAAGGCGATGA
- the tgtA gene encoding tRNA guanosine(15) transglycosylase TgtA produces MSRGDKMLKFEIKARDGAGRLGKLEVNGKKIETPAIMPVVNPKQMIVEPKELEKMGFKIIITNSYIIYKDKELREKALEHGIHRLLNYDGIIEVDSGSFQLMRYGKVDVSNREIIDFQHRIGVDIGTFLDIPTPPDAPKDQAIKDLEITLQRAKEAEEMKEIAMNATVQGSTYTELRRYAARRLSSMNFEIHPIGGVVPLLESYRFKDVVEIVIASKMALRPDRPVHLFGAGHPMVFALAVAMGVDLFDSASYALYARDDRYLTPHGTKRLEELEYFPCSCPVCSRYTPQELREMPKEERARLLAIHNLWVIREEIERIKQAIKEGELWRLVDERARAHPKLYSAYKRLLDHYTFLEEFEPITKKSAVFKISEESLRWPIVKRAKERSKVVNEKFGEVVRHPIFGEVTRYLTLTYPFAQSEAEEDFNIEKPSRDNAIKYVMAIAEYQFGEGASKAFEGSEVELAKTGMPRQVKVKGIRLATVRAEDGFLTLSIEGAKRLHKVLPYPRMRVVVNEEAEPFVRKGKDVFAKFVTFADPGIRPYDEVLVVNERDELLATGQALLSGREMIVFQYGRAVKVRRGIE; encoded by the coding sequence ATGAGCCGAGGTGATAAAATGCTAAAGTTTGAAATAAAAGCCCGAGATGGAGCCGGAAGGCTTGGGAAGCTTGAGGTAAATGGAAAGAAAATTGAAACCCCAGCGATAATGCCTGTTGTTAATCCAAAACAAATGATAGTCGAGCCCAAAGAACTTGAAAAGATGGGATTCAAAATAATAATAACAAATTCTTACATAATTTACAAAGATAAAGAGTTAAGGGAAAAGGCATTAGAGCATGGCATTCACAGATTACTCAACTACGATGGAATAATTGAGGTCGATTCTGGTTCGTTTCAGCTAATGAGATATGGAAAGGTCGATGTTAGCAACAGGGAAATAATAGATTTCCAACATAGGATAGGAGTTGACATAGGGACTTTCCTTGACATACCAACACCCCCAGACGCCCCAAAAGATCAGGCAATTAAGGATCTAGAGATAACACTTCAAAGAGCTAAAGAAGCTGAAGAGATGAAAGAAATAGCAATGAACGCTACTGTACAAGGTTCAACATATACTGAGCTTAGAAGATATGCTGCCAGAAGATTGAGCAGTATGAACTTTGAGATTCATCCCATTGGTGGAGTTGTTCCTCTTCTAGAATCTTACAGATTTAAAGATGTCGTTGAAATAGTTATAGCATCCAAGATGGCTCTAAGACCCGACAGACCTGTGCATCTCTTTGGAGCAGGTCATCCAATGGTCTTTGCCTTGGCCGTTGCAATGGGAGTTGATCTATTTGATTCAGCAAGTTATGCATTGTACGCCAGGGATGACAGGTATTTAACCCCACATGGAACCAAGAGATTAGAGGAACTTGAGTATTTTCCCTGTTCTTGTCCCGTATGTTCACGCTATACTCCTCAAGAGCTGAGAGAAATGCCAAAAGAGGAGAGGGCTAGATTATTAGCAATTCACAACCTATGGGTTATAAGGGAAGAGATAGAAAGGATAAAGCAAGCAATAAAGGAGGGAGAATTGTGGAGACTAGTTGACGAGAGAGCAAGGGCTCATCCAAAGCTGTATTCAGCCTATAAAAGACTTCTGGATCACTACACATTTCTAGAGGAGTTCGAGCCAATAACAAAGAAGTCAGCCGTGTTCAAAATCAGCGAGGAAAGCTTAAGATGGCCCATTGTTAAGAGGGCCAAGGAGAGAAGTAAAGTCGTTAATGAGAAATTTGGAGAAGTTGTTAGGCATCCAATATTTGGTGAAGTAACGAGATACCTAACGCTTACCTATCCCTTTGCACAGAGTGAGGCTGAAGAGGATTTCAACATAGAAAAACCAAGCAGAGACAATGCGATAAAATATGTAATGGCAATAGCCGAGTACCAATTTGGAGAAGGAGCATCAAAGGCATTTGAGGGCTCAGAAGTTGAGCTAGCAAAAACAGGAATGCCAAGACAGGTGAAGGTCAAGGGGATTAGACTCGCAACCGTTAGAGCAGAGGATGGGTTTTTAACTCTTAGCATAGAAGGGGCTAAAAGGTTGCACAAAGTATTGCCATATCCGAGAATGAGAGTCGTTGTAAACGAGGAAGCTGAACCATTCGTCAGAAAAGGTAAAGACGTTTTTGCAAAGTTCGTTACTTTTGCCGATCCTGGAATAAGACCTTACGATGAGGTGCTAGTTGTGAATGAGAGAGACGAGCTACTGGCAACCGGACAGGCCCTACTCTCAGGAAGGGAAATGATAGTTTTTCAATATGGTAGAGCCGTCAAAGTTAGAAGGGGAATAGAATAG
- a CDS encoding FUN14 domain-containing protein: protein MDFNMFGITGDVGIGAIVGFITGYALKKFIKIVMALIGAYILSLFWLQQKGVITINTDALFNLAKSATEQTLSLADKVIGILPGSAAFIAGFYLGFKKG from the coding sequence ATGGACTTTAACATGTTCGGCATAACGGGAGATGTCGGCATAGGAGCCATAGTTGGCTTCATAACAGGCTACGCTTTAAAGAAGTTCATAAAAATAGTCATGGCCCTGATAGGAGCCTATATATTGAGCCTATTCTGGCTTCAACAAAAGGGCGTTATAACGATAAACACTGATGCATTATTCAACCTTGCAAAGAGTGCAACTGAGCAAACACTTAGCCTTGCAGACAAAGTCATAGGGATTCTCCCTGGAAGTGCAGCGTTTATAGCGGGATTTTATTTAGGATTTAAGAAAGGTTAA
- a CDS encoding alkaline phosphatase family protein, producing the protein MKLVVISIDGNGVYNLKYMPFLSELAESGDYFTVTSIFPTLTDLVHTTVMTGVEPRVHWVVENGYYDRLSGTRVKFYDYEVAFNPHRVIRAPLVQDLLRVKGVKVASVSGYTMPPFSNTDVRIFPPFFSSDELYRKHGRDWKKDVWVLNSALYLYEECRPDLLLIHFASIDGMQHDNGPESKEALKAVETVDSAVRTLWERLRNEYAFIIFADHGQEEVHTWVNLKEYLEKHGIETLRISSGGGVHVYLKNPNEREEAYDILRRAPGVKEVFFREDLPYLDAPVSGDLIVSAKEGFWFCHHRDCKGIRGRSYWVKGMHGSNNEKVIEVPLILWGMKVKKDEATLYDIAPTILKFFGIEKRGEMIGDSLI; encoded by the coding sequence ATGAAGCTGGTTGTGATAAGTATAGATGGCAATGGAGTTTACAACTTGAAATACATGCCTTTCCTCAGTGAGTTAGCAGAGAGCGGGGATTATTTCACCGTTACATCAATATTCCCAACCTTAACTGATCTCGTTCACACAACAGTCATGACGGGGGTGGAGCCAAGGGTGCATTGGGTTGTTGAGAATGGTTATTACGACAGATTAAGTGGAACTAGGGTAAAATTTTACGACTATGAAGTTGCCTTCAACCCACATAGGGTCATAAGGGCTCCCTTAGTTCAGGATTTGTTGAGAGTGAAAGGGGTGAAGGTTGCTAGCGTTTCTGGTTATACGATGCCTCCTTTTAGCAATACTGATGTCAGAATATTTCCTCCCTTCTTCTCTAGCGATGAGCTCTATAGAAAACATGGAAGGGACTGGAAGAAGGATGTCTGGGTGTTAAATTCAGCCCTCTACCTCTATGAAGAATGTAGACCTGATCTCCTGCTCATTCACTTTGCCTCAATTGACGGTATGCAACATGACAATGGTCCTGAAAGCAAGGAGGCTCTTAAAGCTGTTGAAACTGTGGATTCCGCTGTTAGAACACTATGGGAGAGACTTAGAAATGAATATGCTTTCATAATATTTGCCGATCATGGTCAGGAAGAAGTTCATACTTGGGTGAATCTCAAGGAATATCTTGAGAAACATGGGATAGAGACATTGAGAATCTCTTCAGGAGGGGGAGTTCATGTTTACCTGAAGAACCCAAATGAAAGAGAAGAGGCATACGATATACTCAGGAGAGCTCCTGGGGTTAAGGAAGTCTTCTTTAGGGAAGATTTGCCATATCTCGATGCTCCTGTTAGTGGAGATTTAATAGTCTCAGCTAAGGAAGGTTTCTGGTTTTGCCATCACCGGGATTGTAAGGGGATAAGGGGGAGAAGTTACTGGGTAAAAGGCATGCATGGCTCAAACAATGAGAAGGTGATCGAGGTTCCCCTAATATTATGGGGAATGAAAGTCAAGAAGGATGAGGCAACGCTCTATGACATTGCACCCACGATTCTCAAGTTCTTTGGAATCGAGAAGAGGGGGGAGATGATTGGAGATTCGCTGATTTAA
- a CDS encoding radical SAM protein, with protein MGAKDALPKYFSILEGEDEPNFLLAKRVSVNYDPRDSLEELWQAHEEGMDKLRNNELSENAEKNLLDLKALIAEKILEKCSLCEIKCGVNRKENIGYCRVKESLVASDFLHYGEEPELVPSYTIFFSGCNFRCVFCQNWDISQFRVGLEIVPEYLALKIERAFRFGAKNVNFVGGEPTPNLPYILEVLRHVNVPIPVVWNSNMYMSEETMRLLDGIVDIYLGDFKYGNNECARKYSKIPRYWETVTRNFLLAKEHFRAEFLIRHLVMPNHLECCTKPVLEWIAENLGRDVRINVMFQYRPEYKALEHEEIARMLTLEEMKRAEELVEEFGFKNALVG; from the coding sequence ATGGGAGCCAAAGATGCTCTTCCAAAGTATTTTTCAATTTTAGAAGGTGAAGATGAGCCAAACTTTCTACTTGCAAAGAGAGTTAGCGTAAATTATGATCCCAGGGATAGTTTAGAAGAGCTTTGGCAGGCTCATGAGGAAGGAATGGATAAGTTAAGGAATAATGAACTCAGTGAAAATGCCGAGAAGAATCTCCTGGATTTAAAGGCTTTGATAGCTGAGAAGATACTTGAGAAGTGCAGTCTATGTGAGATAAAATGCGGAGTTAATAGGAAGGAGAACATTGGATATTGTAGGGTAAAAGAGAGCCTTGTTGCAAGTGATTTCCTACATTATGGGGAGGAGCCAGAGCTAGTTCCCTCCTATACCATATTTTTCTCAGGTTGCAATTTTAGGTGCGTTTTTTGTCAGAACTGGGACATAAGTCAATTTAGGGTTGGGTTAGAGATAGTTCCAGAGTATTTGGCCCTCAAAATTGAAAGGGCCTTTAGATTTGGAGCCAAGAATGTAAACTTTGTGGGAGGTGAACCCACTCCAAATCTCCCCTACATCCTAGAAGTCCTTAGACATGTCAATGTTCCAATCCCCGTGGTATGGAATTCTAACATGTATATGAGTGAAGAGACAATGAGGTTATTGGATGGAATCGTCGACATATACCTTGGAGATTTTAAGTATGGAAACAATGAGTGTGCCAGGAAGTATTCAAAGATTCCTAGATATTGGGAAACAGTTACGAGGAACTTCCTATTAGCAAAGGAACATTTCAGAGCCGAGTTTCTAATCAGACACCTAGTCATGCCAAACCATCTAGAATGTTGCACCAAACCTGTTCTAGAGTGGATAGCTGAGAATCTTGGAAGAGACGTCAGGATTAACGTCATGTTCCAGTATAGACCCGAGTACAAAGCCCTTGAGCATGAGGAGATAGCAAGAATGCTAACGTTAGAGGAAATGAAAAGAGCTGAAGAGCTAGTGGAAGAATTCGGATTTAAAAATGCGCTGGTTGGGTAA
- a CDS encoding DUF192 domain-containing protein: MIVNENKGKVWTGEVKIADNFFKRAFGLMFRKPRYVLIFVLPIESRINASIHGFFMRETIDVIFLNSGFKIVDLTRLRPWRIYTPKAPAKYIIEGPTGLIKELSAEVGDKISWTK, encoded by the coding sequence ATGATAGTAAACGAGAATAAGGGCAAAGTTTGGACTGGAGAAGTGAAAATAGCGGACAACTTCTTTAAAAGAGCATTTGGTCTCATGTTTAGAAAACCCAGATACGTTTTAATCTTTGTGCTGCCGATTGAAAGTAGGATAAATGCCTCAATACATGGATTCTTCATGAGAGAGACTATAGACGTCATATTCTTAAATTCGGGTTTTAAGATAGTGGACTTAACAAGACTTAGACCATGGAGAATATACACACCAAAAGCTCCAGCCAAATATATAATAGAGGGGCCAACAGGCCTTATCAAGGAGCTCAGCGCTGAAGTTGGAGATAAGATTTCTTGGACAAAATAA
- a CDS encoding DEAD/DEAH box helicase gives MERIRWAEREYKDEEIYAILDPIVREWFRRKFKSFTPPQRYAIVEIHKGENVLISSPTGSGKTLSAFLAIISELISLGRRGKLEDKIYCVYVSPLRALNNDIRRNLEEPLNEIIELARELKEEIPEIRVSVRTSDTSSYEKSKMLKKPPHILITTPESLAIAINAPKFREKLRDVKWVIVDEVHALAENKRGSHLTLTLERLRELCGRDFVRIGLSATIHPLEEVAKFVFGFDDKGNPRPGLIVDVSFAKKTEIRVESVVEDLIYTPANVLSETLYRRLGELIRKHRTTLIFTNTRSGAERVAYHLKKMFPEWEDKIEAHHSSLSREVRLDVEEKLKRGELKAVVCVPGHSIVFTPIGIKRIDELDNEDQVLGIKNAKGDFVKFGGVQKIEYNSKGVRIRTRLGFEVEATLEHKFLTMKNGQLIWREARELKPGDYVGIIRKLPELEDETLSKKFTPELARLLGFYLANGSKQMNVYDKLGKERPDLTSLKLEVLPLLSREHKIQFLSGYFDGNGYITKNEVGFILSDPKHIEVIRSILLQFGIIPSISGNKLKIPGGESFKRFKEIIDPWRDDLKEVKILDIQGEELTKGDILFDKIEEIEETFIGEAYGIIDSETGNYVVNYFISKNSSTSLELGIDIGTIDLVVLIGSPKSVNRALQRIGRAGHKLHEVSKGIILALDRDDLVEVTVLAHNARNRRLDRIKIPKNPLDVLVQHLLGMALERVWDVNEAYKVVRRAYPFRDLPFEDFMNVLKYLAGEYAGLEERKVYAKIWLENGKFGRRGKMTRAIYYMNTGTIPDEAKIDVFTMDKRYIGTVEEEFAERLMPGDIFVLAGRTYEFVKSKGNRIYVIPREGAKPTIPSWFSEMLPLSFDLALDIQRFRREVKAILNNKRAESFLMKKYGIDRMTAKAILSYFREQAKYSIIPDDETILVEIVEDGMVVKYFFHTLIGRRANDALSRAFAYLISRKKKCNVGMAITDNGFMLKVPRSKALTEAEILELFNIENLRDVLMKALENTELLKRRFRHVANRGLLILRRYMGKKKSLSKQQMNAQTLLNFLKKNYPDFPLLKEVYREIMEDKMDIENAELFLRWIKEGKIKVIVKRHPYPSPFAFNLEVVGASDVVLMEDRRELIKELHKKIMELIKEGGVPSPTAPRSPFAGV, from the coding sequence ATGGAGAGAATAAGATGGGCCGAAAGAGAATACAAGGATGAAGAGATATATGCGATCCTCGATCCAATAGTTAGGGAGTGGTTTAGAAGGAAGTTCAAATCATTCACACCGCCTCAGAGGTATGCGATAGTTGAAATCCACAAAGGAGAAAACGTTTTGATATCCTCACCAACCGGTTCAGGCAAGACTCTCTCGGCTTTCCTAGCTATAATCAGTGAATTAATATCCCTGGGAAGGAGAGGCAAACTTGAGGACAAAATATATTGTGTCTACGTTTCTCCTCTCAGGGCTCTAAATAATGACATAAGAAGGAATCTAGAAGAACCGTTAAATGAGATAATAGAGTTAGCGAGAGAACTTAAAGAGGAAATTCCAGAAATCAGAGTAAGTGTCAGAACGAGCGATACAAGCAGTTATGAAAAGAGTAAGATGTTAAAGAAGCCCCCTCACATTTTAATAACAACTCCAGAGAGCCTAGCCATAGCAATTAATGCCCCTAAGTTTAGAGAGAAACTGAGAGACGTAAAGTGGGTCATAGTTGATGAAGTTCATGCACTAGCTGAGAATAAAAGGGGATCACACCTAACGTTAACCCTTGAAAGGTTGAGAGAACTATGCGGGAGGGACTTCGTAAGAATAGGGTTAAGTGCAACAATTCATCCCTTGGAAGAAGTTGCAAAGTTCGTATTTGGCTTTGATGACAAAGGAAATCCAAGACCAGGATTGATAGTTGATGTTAGCTTTGCTAAGAAGACCGAAATAAGAGTTGAAAGCGTTGTGGAGGATCTGATATACACTCCTGCAAACGTTCTAAGTGAGACCCTCTACCGTAGACTTGGCGAGCTCATAAGGAAACATAGAACAACTTTAATATTCACCAACACCAGGAGTGGAGCTGAGAGAGTAGCTTATCATTTAAAGAAGATGTTTCCAGAGTGGGAGGATAAAATTGAAGCTCATCACTCTTCTCTGTCTAGAGAAGTTCGTTTGGATGTTGAAGAAAAATTAAAAAGAGGCGAATTAAAGGCCGTAGTTTGTGTCCCTGGGCACTCAATTGTCTTTACTCCAATTGGGATTAAAAGAATTGACGAACTTGACAACGAGGATCAAGTTCTCGGTATTAAAAACGCCAAGGGAGATTTCGTCAAATTCGGTGGAGTCCAAAAAATCGAGTACAATTCAAAGGGGGTCAGGATAAGAACGAGGCTTGGCTTTGAAGTAGAGGCAACCCTAGAGCATAAGTTCCTAACGATGAAGAATGGGCAACTAATATGGAGGGAGGCAAGAGAGCTTAAGCCAGGAGACTACGTAGGGATAATTAGGAAGCTACCTGAGCTTGAGGATGAAACCCTATCAAAGAAATTTACGCCTGAACTAGCTAGGTTATTGGGCTTTTATCTTGCTAACGGTTCAAAGCAAATGAACGTTTATGACAAGCTTGGCAAAGAAAGACCAGACCTTACATCCTTAAAACTGGAGGTATTACCCCTCCTCTCAAGGGAACACAAAATACAGTTCCTCTCAGGATATTTTGATGGTAATGGATACATCACCAAGAACGAAGTTGGGTTCATATTATCAGATCCAAAGCACATCGAGGTCATAAGGAGTATCTTACTTCAATTTGGGATAATACCTTCAATAAGCGGAAACAAACTGAAAATCCCTGGTGGAGAATCCTTCAAGAGGTTTAAAGAAATTATAGATCCCTGGAGGGATGATCTTAAGGAAGTTAAGATTCTCGATATACAAGGTGAGGAACTTACAAAGGGTGACATTCTCTTTGATAAGATAGAAGAGATAGAGGAGACATTCATTGGAGAGGCCTACGGAATCATAGACTCTGAAACTGGAAATTATGTGGTTAATTACTTCATATCAAAGAATAGCTCAACGAGTCTAGAACTTGGAATAGACATAGGAACAATAGACTTGGTGGTTCTCATAGGCTCGCCAAAGAGCGTTAACAGGGCCTTACAGAGGATAGGAAGGGCTGGACATAAACTTCATGAGGTTAGTAAGGGAATAATCCTTGCTTTAGACCGTGATGATCTCGTTGAGGTCACCGTTTTGGCACACAACGCAAGGAATAGGAGACTTGACAGAATCAAGATTCCAAAGAACCCACTCGATGTTCTTGTCCAACATCTTCTCGGGATGGCCCTTGAGAGAGTTTGGGATGTCAATGAGGCGTATAAAGTAGTTAGGAGGGCATATCCATTTAGGGATCTTCCATTTGAGGACTTTATGAACGTTCTCAAGTATCTAGCTGGGGAATATGCTGGCTTGGAAGAGAGGAAAGTTTATGCTAAGATATGGCTCGAGAATGGAAAATTTGGAAGAAGAGGAAAGATGACAAGGGCCATATATTACATGAATACGGGAACAATTCCAGATGAGGCCAAAATAGATGTCTTCACAATGGACAAGAGATACATAGGAACAGTTGAAGAGGAGTTTGCAGAAAGATTAATGCCTGGAGACATCTTTGTATTAGCTGGAAGAACTTATGAATTCGTTAAAAGCAAGGGAAATAGAATATACGTTATTCCCAGGGAAGGAGCAAAACCTACAATCCCTTCATGGTTCTCCGAGATGTTACCCCTTAGTTTTGATTTAGCATTAGATATCCAGAGATTTAGGAGAGAAGTAAAGGCAATATTGAACAATAAGAGAGCCGAATCATTCCTGATGAAGAAGTATGGAATAGACAGGATGACTGCCAAAGCTATACTCTCTTACTTCAGGGAACAAGCAAAATATTCAATAATCCCAGACGATGAAACTATTCTAGTTGAGATAGTTGAAGATGGAATGGTCGTTAAGTACTTCTTCCATACTTTAATAGGTAGGAGAGCAAATGATGCCTTGAGTAGAGCCTTTGCATACCTAATAAGCAGGAAGAAGAAATGTAATGTGGGCATGGCAATAACTGACAATGGGTTTATGCTGAAAGTTCCGAGGAGCAAAGCTCTAACCGAGGCAGAGATACTTGAGTTGTTCAACATCGAAAATTTGAGAGATGTACTAATGAAAGCCCTTGAGAATACGGAGCTCCTGAAGAGGAGATTTAGGCATGTGGCCAACAGGGGTCTACTCATATTGAGGAGATACATGGGAAAGAAAAAGAGTTTGAGTAAACAGCAGATGAACGCACAGACTCTTCTTAACTTTCTAAAGAAAAATTATCCAGACTTCCCGCTCCTCAAAGAGGTTTACAGAGAAATAATGGAGGATAAGATGGACATAGAAAACGCAGAGCTATTCCTGAGATGGATAAAGGAGGGGAAGATTAAGGTGATTGTCAAGAGACATCCATATCCAAGTCCTTTCGCCTTTAACCTTGAAGTTGTTGGAGCGAGTGACGTCGTACTCATGGAGGACAGGAGAGAGCTGATAAAGGAGTTACACAAGAAGATCATGGAACTAATAAAGGAGGGAGGTGTCCCCTCCCCGACCGCCCCCCGGTCACCTTTCGCGGGGGTGTGA
- a CDS encoding CoA-binding protein, giving the protein MVRIMPVDRLTDEDVKEILLKYRKIALVGASPKPERDANRVMRYPLENGYEVYPVNPKYEEVLGRKCYPSVLDIPDEVEVVDLFVRPELTMEYVEQAIKKGAKVVWFQYHTYNREAFRKAKEAGLIAVAHRCMMREHERLIKGGK; this is encoded by the coding sequence ATGGTTAGGATAATGCCCGTTGATAGGCTAACGGATGAGGATGTTAAAGAGATACTCCTAAAGTACAGGAAAATAGCTCTAGTTGGGGCATCTCCTAAACCAGAGAGGGATGCAAATAGGGTGATGAGGTATCCGCTTGAGAATGGATATGAAGTGTATCCTGTTAATCCAAAGTATGAGGAAGTTCTTGGTAGGAAATGTTATCCGAGTGTCCTTGATATACCCGATGAAGTAGAAGTTGTTGATCTATTTGTTAGGCCTGAGTTAACGATGGAATACGTGGAGCAGGCCATAAAGAAAGGAGCCAAGGTAGTTTGGTTTCAGTATCATACATACAATAGGGAGGCGTTTAGGAAGGCTAAGGAGGCCGGATTGATAGCCGTTGCCCATAGATGCATGATGAGAGAACACGAGAGATTAATAAAGGGAGGGAAGTAA